The bacterium genome has a window encoding:
- a CDS encoding DMT family protein, which translates to MKTVLLLSISNVFMTFAWYGHLKNHRSAPLWLAILASWGIAFFEYCFQVPANRLGAAQYTTAQLKTMQEVITLVVFSVFSVTFLGERLRWNYVAGFGCMVLAVVFVFREW; encoded by the coding sequence ATGAAGACCGTCCTCCTGCTGTCGATATCGAACGTGTTCATGACGTTCGCCTGGTACGGGCACCTCAAGAACCACCGCTCGGCGCCGCTGTGGCTGGCGATCCTCGCCAGCTGGGGCATCGCCTTCTTCGAGTACTGCTTCCAGGTCCCGGCCAACCGCCTCGGGGCGGCCCAGTACACGACGGCGCAGCTCAAGACCATGCAGGAGGTCATCACGCTCGTCGTCTTCTCGGTGTTCTCGGTGACCTTCCTGGGCGAGAGGCTGCGGTGGAACTACGTCGCCGGGTTCGGTTGCATGGTGCTCGCGGTGGTCTTCGTCTTCCGCGAGTGGTGA